The Ralstonia wenshanensis genome includes a region encoding these proteins:
- a CDS encoding RraA family protein has protein sequence MSTLSHNTSAIVRDIERVSPALVKAAALFQAAILADVAGRRGTLNCRVKPLAPTMKVAGPAVTVEVRPGDNLAIHAALAVAKPGDVIVVDGKGDQSCALIGEIMATQAQATGIAGFVIDGAVRDSHELAHGTFPIFSAGLNPCGPTKSVAGRVNLPVSAAGATVHPGDLVVGDADGVVVIPRADVERILVLAQKKVDAEAVRIAAIRKGDTRPGWLEKELRAAGMLAEGEAL, from the coding sequence ATGAGTACCCTTTCGCACAACACTTCCGCCATCGTTCGCGATATCGAACGCGTTTCGCCCGCGCTGGTCAAGGCGGCTGCCCTTTTTCAGGCCGCCATCCTGGCCGACGTTGCCGGCCGCCGCGGCACCTTGAACTGTCGCGTCAAACCGCTCGCGCCGACCATGAAGGTGGCCGGGCCGGCCGTAACGGTGGAGGTTCGCCCCGGCGACAACCTCGCCATCCATGCCGCGCTGGCGGTCGCCAAGCCCGGCGATGTGATCGTGGTGGACGGCAAGGGTGACCAGAGTTGCGCGCTGATCGGCGAAATCATGGCCACGCAGGCGCAGGCAACCGGCATCGCTGGGTTTGTCATCGATGGGGCGGTGCGCGATTCGCACGAACTGGCGCACGGCACGTTCCCGATCTTTTCTGCCGGCTTGAACCCCTGCGGCCCGACCAAGAGCGTGGCAGGCCGCGTGAACCTGCCGGTATCGGCTGCCGGCGCAACGGTGCACCCGGGTGACCTCGTGGTCGGCGACGCAGATGGCGTGGTCGTGATCCCGCGTGCCGACGTCGAGCGCATTCTCGTGCTCGCACAGAAAAAGGTGGACGCCGAAGCGGTCCGCATTGCGGCGATCCGCAAGGGCGATACGCGCCCGGGCTGGCTCGAGAAAGAACTGCGCGCCGCGGGCATGCTGGCTGAAGGTGAGGCACTGTAA
- a CDS encoding voltage-gated chloride channel family protein — protein MKKTLTRSEPMLMFGYLLRWLSLGSLVGMLAGLGSAVLLLALDWATNTRTAHPWLLWFLPVAGLAVGLLYHYTGRSVEGGNNLLIDEIHDPKRVVPKRMAPLILLGTVVTHIFGGSAGREGTAVQMGGSFADYLTRLFSLAPADRRILLMAGISAGFASVFGTPLAGAVFGLEVLAIGRLRYDAILPCFIAAIVGDLVPPLLGVHHTPYAIPFVPHLTPIAIGLVVVAGIIFGLTGMTFAALTHRLGRLLKHHIAFGPLRPVLGGSVVVAATLVLGTDKYLGLGIPVIVDAFHNPLPAYDFAGKAAFTIVTLASGFKGGEVTPLFYIGATLGNALGYVLPLPFPLLAGLGFVAVFAGAANTPIASTLMAMELFGPEVGTFAGIACVVSYLFSGHTGIYHAQRIGHAKRPTEAAPSHQTP, from the coding sequence ATGAAGAAAACGCTTACACGCTCCGAGCCGATGCTCATGTTCGGGTATCTGCTGCGCTGGCTCTCGCTGGGCTCGCTCGTCGGCATGCTCGCCGGCTTAGGCTCTGCGGTGCTGCTGCTGGCGCTCGATTGGGCGACCAACACGCGCACCGCCCACCCGTGGCTGCTATGGTTCCTGCCCGTGGCGGGGCTTGCCGTTGGGTTGCTCTATCACTACACGGGGCGCTCGGTGGAAGGCGGCAACAATCTGCTGATCGACGAGATCCACGACCCCAAGCGGGTCGTGCCCAAGCGTATGGCGCCGCTCATCCTGCTGGGCACCGTCGTCACCCACATCTTCGGTGGTTCAGCGGGGCGTGAAGGCACGGCTGTCCAGATGGGCGGCAGCTTTGCGGACTACCTGACGCGCTTGTTCTCGCTGGCGCCGGCGGACCGGCGCATCTTGCTGATGGCGGGCATCAGCGCCGGTTTCGCATCGGTGTTCGGCACGCCGCTGGCTGGTGCTGTGTTCGGGCTGGAGGTGCTTGCGATCGGGCGTCTGCGTTATGACGCGATCCTGCCGTGTTTTATCGCGGCCATTGTGGGCGACTTGGTGCCGCCGCTGCTGGGCGTACACCACACGCCGTACGCGATTCCGTTTGTGCCGCATCTCACGCCAATCGCCATTGGGCTGGTTGTGGTGGCCGGCATCATCTTCGGTCTGACGGGGATGACGTTCGCGGCGCTCACGCATCGGCTTGGCCGCCTGTTGAAGCATCACATTGCGTTTGGCCCGCTGCGCCCCGTGCTGGGCGGCAGCGTGGTCGTGGCTGCGACCTTGGTGCTCGGTACAGACAAATACCTGGGCCTCGGCATTCCCGTCATCGTGGATGCGTTCCACAACCCGCTTCCGGCCTACGACTTTGCCGGCAAGGCGGCCTTCACCATCGTGACGCTGGCCTCGGGTTTCAAGGGTGGCGAAGTCACGCCGCTGTTCTACATCGGTGCCACGTTGGGCAATGCGTTGGGTTATGTGCTGCCGCTGCCGTTTCCGCTGCTGGCCGGCCTTGGGTTCGTTGCGGTGTTTGCGGGTGCCGCCAATACGCCCATCGCGTCGACCTTGATGGCGATGGAGCTCTTCGGCCCCGAAGTCGGCACATTTGCCGGCATCGCGTGTGTGGTGAGCTATCTCTTCTCAGGCCACACCGGCATCTATCATGCGCAGCGCATTGGCCATGCAAAGCGTCCTACCGAGGCAGCGCCTTCACATCAAACACCGTAG
- a CDS encoding CoA-acylating methylmalonate-semialdehyde dehydrogenase, whose product MSAVASLASAKPAAQHGTPPAVKLLIGGEFVESQSKEWRDIVNPATQEVLARVPFATAGEVDAAIRSAHAAFATWKNTPVGARMRIMLKFQALIREHSPRIARTLTAEQGKTLPDAEGDIFRGLEVVEHACSVGSLQQGEFLENVAGAVDTYTLRQPIGVCAGITPFNFPAMIPLWMFPMAIVCGNTFVLKPSEQDPLSTMQLVELALEAGVPPGVLNVVHGGKDVVDALCTHDHVKAISFVGSTAVGTHVYRLGSEHGKRVQSMMGAKNHAVVLPDANREQAINALVGAAFGAAGQRCMATSVVVLVGAAQQWVPDLIAKAKTLKVNAGVEPGTDVGPVVSRAAKQRILGLIESGVQQGATLALDGRDVRVAGYEDGNFIGPTVFTDVKTDMDIYTNEIFGPVLLVLTAPTLDDAIALVNANPFGNGVGLFTQSGAAARKFQSEIDIGQVGINIPIPVPVPYFSFTGSRGSKLGDLGPYGKQVVQFYTQTKTVTARWFDDAVDAGGVNTTISLR is encoded by the coding sequence ATGAGCGCCGTTGCTTCCCTCGCTTCCGCCAAGCCTGCTGCACAGCATGGCACCCCGCCCGCCGTCAAGCTGCTGATTGGCGGCGAGTTTGTCGAATCGCAGTCGAAGGAATGGCGCGATATCGTCAACCCCGCCACGCAGGAAGTGCTGGCGCGCGTGCCGTTTGCCACGGCCGGCGAAGTGGATGCAGCCATACGCTCCGCACATGCCGCGTTTGCCACGTGGAAGAACACGCCGGTCGGTGCGCGCATGCGCATCATGCTGAAGTTCCAGGCGCTGATTCGTGAGCACTCGCCGCGCATTGCCCGCACGCTCACCGCCGAGCAGGGCAAGACGCTGCCCGATGCCGAAGGCGACATCTTCCGCGGGCTGGAAGTGGTGGAGCACGCGTGTTCGGTGGGCTCGCTGCAACAAGGCGAGTTCCTGGAGAACGTGGCCGGCGCGGTCGATACCTACACGCTGCGCCAGCCGATTGGCGTGTGCGCGGGCATCACGCCGTTCAACTTCCCGGCCATGATTCCGCTGTGGATGTTCCCGATGGCCATCGTGTGCGGCAACACGTTCGTGCTCAAGCCCTCGGAGCAGGATCCGCTCTCAACCATGCAACTCGTTGAGCTGGCATTGGAAGCCGGTGTGCCGCCGGGTGTGCTGAACGTCGTGCACGGCGGCAAGGACGTGGTGGACGCACTGTGCACGCACGACCATGTGAAGGCGATTTCGTTTGTCGGGTCCACCGCGGTCGGCACACATGTGTATCGCCTCGGGAGCGAGCACGGCAAGCGCGTGCAATCGATGATGGGCGCGAAGAACCATGCCGTGGTGTTGCCCGATGCGAACCGCGAGCAGGCCATCAACGCGCTGGTGGGCGCGGCCTTTGGCGCGGCGGGGCAACGCTGCATGGCGACCTCCGTCGTCGTGCTGGTGGGCGCGGCGCAGCAGTGGGTGCCGGACCTGATCGCCAAGGCAAAAACGCTCAAGGTGAATGCCGGTGTGGAGCCGGGTACCGACGTCGGCCCGGTTGTCTCGCGTGCCGCCAAGCAACGCATTCTCGGTTTGATCGAATCCGGCGTGCAGCAGGGCGCCACGCTCGCGCTTGACGGCCGCGACGTGCGCGTGGCCGGTTACGAAGACGGCAACTTCATCGGCCCCACGGTCTTCACCGATGTGAAGACCGACATGGACATCTACACCAACGAAATCTTCGGCCCCGTGCTGCTGGTGCTGACTGCGCCCACGCTGGACGACGCGATTGCGCTGGTCAATGCCAATCCGTTCGGCAACGGTGTGGGGTTGTTCACGCAGAGCGGCGCTGCTGCACGCAAGTTCCAGAGCGAGATCGACATCGGTCAGGTGGGCATCAACATTCCCATTCCGGTGCCCGTGCCGTACTTCAGCTTTACCGGCTCGCGTGGGTCCAAGCTGGGCGACCTGGGCCCGTACGGCAAGCAGGTCGTGCAGTTCTATACGCAAACGAAGACGGTCACGGCGCGCTGGTTTGACGACGCGGTCGACGCCGGCGGCGTGAACACCACCATCAGCCTGCGCTGA
- the mmsB gene encoding 3-hydroxyisobutyrate dehydrogenase has product MKIAFIGLGNMGAPMARNLLKAGHALSVFDLNAQAVGALVEAGAVAAASPKDAVTGAETVITMLPAAAHVRHVLTAEDGVLAGIAKGVPIIDSSTIDPASVKALAALAAEHGNTFVDAPVSGGTGGAAAGTLTFMVGGSAAAFEQVRPVLSAMGKNLVHCGDSGAGQGAKICNNLVLGITMAGVAEAMSLGEALGIDPKVLGGIINTSTGRCWSSDTYNPFPGVIETAPSSRGYTGGFGTDLMLKDLGLAGDAAKSVHQPVYLGALAQQLYQTVSSKGDGKLDFSAVIKLYRKDGAV; this is encoded by the coding sequence ATGAAAATCGCATTCATCGGCCTGGGCAACATGGGCGCCCCCATGGCGCGCAACCTGCTCAAGGCGGGCCACGCACTGAGCGTATTCGACCTGAACGCGCAGGCAGTGGGCGCGCTGGTGGAAGCCGGTGCTGTAGCCGCCGCGTCCCCCAAGGACGCTGTGACCGGCGCGGAGACGGTCATCACCATGCTGCCCGCCGCCGCCCACGTGCGCCACGTGCTGACGGCGGAAGATGGCGTGCTGGCGGGCATCGCGAAGGGCGTGCCGATCATCGATTCCAGCACCATCGACCCGGCCAGCGTGAAGGCGTTGGCTGCGCTGGCGGCCGAGCACGGCAACACCTTTGTCGATGCTCCAGTCTCTGGCGGTACGGGCGGCGCAGCGGCCGGCACGTTGACCTTCATGGTGGGCGGCAGCGCAGCGGCGTTCGAACAGGTGCGCCCCGTGCTTTCCGCCATGGGCAAGAACCTCGTGCATTGCGGTGACTCCGGCGCCGGGCAGGGCGCGAAGATCTGCAACAACCTCGTGCTCGGCATCACCATGGCTGGCGTGGCCGAAGCCATGTCATTGGGCGAGGCGCTCGGCATCGACCCGAAGGTGCTGGGCGGCATCATCAACACATCGACGGGACGCTGCTGGAGTTCCGACACTTACAACCCGTTCCCGGGCGTGATCGAGACCGCGCCATCCTCGCGCGGCTACACGGGTGGCTTCGGCACCGACCTGATGCTCAAGGATCTGGGCCTGGCTGGCGATGCGGCAAAGTCGGTCCATCAACCGGTCTACCTGGGGGCGCTCGCGCAGCAGCTCTATCAAACGGTGAGCAGCAAGGGCGATGGCAAGCTGGATTTCTCCGCCGTCATCAAGCTGTATCGGAAAGACGGAGCGGTGTGA
- a CDS encoding DsbA family protein: MKFWSAILVCAASALLSCAAYADGPMTQQQGEAILKELREIHQLLTRQAAPAAPGNAAPARTLSVKAPATHVLGKANAPITLVAFTDFQCPYCARFEATTFPELKKKYIDTGKMRYVLRDVPLDFHPFAINAAQSVRCAGDQNKYWEMKDLVFKNQSRIDTAALASYAQDLGLDAGQYQKCMADNKYLPEINADSQYAHSVGISGTPSFVVGRVVDGMVQGRLIVGAQGLSVFEHAIEEMLAKP, translated from the coding sequence ATGAAGTTCTGGTCAGCCATCCTCGTCTGCGCCGCCAGCGCGCTCCTCTCGTGCGCGGCCTATGCCGACGGGCCCATGACCCAGCAACAAGGCGAGGCCATTCTCAAGGAGTTGCGCGAGATCCACCAGCTGCTGACGCGGCAGGCGGCGCCCGCTGCGCCGGGCAATGCCGCGCCGGCACGCACGCTGTCCGTCAAGGCGCCGGCAACGCATGTGTTGGGCAAGGCGAATGCGCCGATCACGTTGGTCGCCTTTACCGATTTCCAGTGCCCGTACTGCGCGCGCTTTGAAGCCACTACGTTTCCCGAACTCAAGAAGAAATACATCGATACGGGCAAGATGCGTTACGTCTTGCGAGACGTCCCGCTCGACTTCCATCCCTTCGCGATCAACGCGGCGCAGTCGGTGCGCTGCGCGGGCGATCAGAACAAGTATTGGGAAATGAAGGATCTGGTGTTCAAGAACCAGAGCCGGATCGACACCGCTGCACTGGCCTCATACGCCCAAGACCTGGGGCTCGACGCCGGCCAGTATCAGAAGTGCATGGCGGACAACAAGTATCTTCCTGAGATCAATGCGGATAGCCAGTACGCGCATTCCGTGGGCATTTCCGGCACCCCGTCGTTTGTGGTCGGCAGGGTGGTGGATGGCATGGTGCAGGGCCGCCTGATCGTTGGCGCGCAAGGTCTGAGTGTGTTCGAGCATGCCATCGAGGAGATGCTTGCCAAGCCGTAA
- a CDS encoding IclR family transcriptional regulator yields MGNDGVAAVEKALALLDCFKPGAEALSLAALAQASGMHKTTVYRLMNSLERMSYVTRSESGAYSLGPRLLYLGKLYEQSFHLSSVVEPVLHALAAATRESASYYVVDHGRRLCLFRAEPSEGLRETRLPGTSLPLDDTAISHVLRYWGLGEALYDGVPELPLFTSGARDQHTAAFATPIFGSGDKFMAALTLSGAASRLEAARTAGDVVAKQLQAASELSRKLGASAALCERFYGV; encoded by the coding sequence ATGGGAAATGACGGCGTTGCCGCAGTGGAAAAGGCGCTGGCCTTGCTGGATTGCTTCAAGCCAGGGGCGGAAGCCCTGTCACTCGCGGCCTTGGCGCAAGCGTCGGGCATGCACAAGACCACGGTGTATCGGCTGATGAACTCGCTGGAGCGTATGAGCTATGTCACGCGCTCCGAGTCCGGCGCGTACTCGCTCGGGCCGCGCCTGCTGTATCTCGGCAAGCTGTACGAGCAGTCGTTCCACTTGTCGTCCGTGGTGGAGCCGGTGCTGCACGCGCTGGCGGCGGCCACGCGAGAGAGCGCATCGTACTACGTCGTCGATCACGGCCGACGGCTGTGCCTGTTCCGCGCCGAGCCGTCCGAGGGCCTGCGCGAGACCCGCCTGCCTGGCACGTCGCTGCCGCTGGACGACACGGCCATCAGCCACGTGCTGCGTTATTGGGGGCTGGGTGAAGCGTTGTATGACGGCGTGCCCGAATTACCGCTGTTCACCTCCGGCGCGCGCGATCAGCACACGGCGGCGTTTGCCACGCCCATCTTCGGTTCCGGCGACAAGTTCATGGCTGCGCTGACGCTGTCGGGCGCAGCCTCCCGGCTGGAAGCGGCGCGCACCGCTGGGGATGTCGTCGCCAAGCAGTTGCAGGCGGCGTCCGAGCTGTCGCGCAAGCTCGGCGCAAGTGCGGCGTTGTGCGAACGCTTCTACGGTGTTTGA
- a CDS encoding acyl-CoA synthetase — protein MTASLIFDDRPTDADTLLARGAALAGGLRRMGVQEGDVIGVLLRNAPAYIDVMHACRIAGCYFCPINWHFTPAEVEFLVRDSGAKVLIGHRDLVDAVEPLLPAHVQLLRVDAEGTDRADGYANWLALQTPYDGPMVSPRGHMAYTSGTTGRPKGVVRQAVPLDQLDAHLQKARAVVAATFGIVPACRALVPAPLYHSAPSLFAQQAAQMAELLVVNARFDALRVLEQIERYRIDTVYLVPIMYVRLLKLTDEERSRYDLSSLRFVASTGAPCAPEIKRRMIDWLGPVIYETYASSETGMITVMDPREAAARPGSAGRPVCDAQVRILHDDGTPCDTGEIGLIYSRQPAYPGFTYRGNDEARRKAERDGLVTLGDMGYLDADGYLYVCDRASDMVISGGVNIYPAEIEHALLRHPDVVDCAVFGVPDDEYGERLVAVVQTEREDLQAGPVIEWLRGQIAGFKIPRHIEFTAALPRDDNGKIAKRRLRDAWWGDRQRRV, from the coding sequence ATGACCGCCAGCCTCATCTTCGACGATCGCCCGACCGATGCCGACACGCTGCTCGCGCGGGGTGCCGCCCTTGCCGGTGGGTTGCGCCGTATGGGTGTGCAGGAGGGCGACGTGATCGGGGTGCTGCTGCGCAATGCGCCCGCCTACATCGACGTGATGCACGCCTGCCGTATCGCCGGGTGCTACTTCTGCCCCATCAACTGGCACTTCACGCCGGCCGAGGTGGAATTTCTCGTGCGCGATTCGGGCGCCAAGGTGTTGATCGGCCATCGCGATCTCGTCGATGCGGTGGAACCGCTGCTGCCTGCCCATGTGCAGCTGTTGCGTGTGGACGCCGAAGGCACCGACCGTGCCGACGGCTATGCCAACTGGCTCGCGCTGCAGACGCCATACGACGGGCCGATGGTTTCTCCGCGCGGGCACATGGCCTATACCTCGGGCACCACGGGCCGGCCAAAGGGCGTGGTGCGTCAGGCCGTGCCGCTTGATCAGCTCGACGCGCATCTGCAAAAGGCGCGTGCCGTGGTGGCAGCCACGTTCGGTATCGTGCCCGCCTGCCGTGCGCTGGTGCCGGCGCCGCTGTATCACAGCGCGCCGAGCCTATTCGCGCAGCAAGCTGCACAGATGGCGGAGCTGCTGGTGGTGAACGCGCGCTTTGATGCGCTGCGCGTGCTCGAGCAGATCGAGCGCTACCGCATCGACACCGTCTACCTCGTGCCCATCATGTACGTGCGCCTGCTCAAGCTGACCGACGAAGAACGCAGCCGCTACGACCTGTCTTCGTTGCGCTTCGTGGCCTCCACCGGCGCACCCTGCGCGCCGGAGATCAAGCGCAGGATGATCGACTGGCTCGGCCCCGTCATCTACGAAACCTATGCGTCGAGCGAGACCGGCATGATCACGGTGATGGACCCGCGCGAAGCAGCCGCTCGCCCCGGCAGCGCCGGCCGCCCGGTGTGCGACGCGCAGGTGCGCATCCTGCACGACGACGGCACGCCATGCGACACGGGCGAGATCGGCCTGATCTACAGCCGCCAGCCCGCTTACCCGGGCTTCACCTATCGCGGCAACGACGAGGCACGTCGCAAGGCCGAGCGCGATGGCCTCGTCACGCTGGGCGACATGGGCTACCTCGATGCCGACGGCTATCTGTATGTGTGCGACCGCGCGTCGGACATGGTCATCTCGGGCGGCGTGAACATCTACCCGGCCGAGATCGAACATGCGCTGCTGCGCCACCCCGATGTGGTCGACTGCGCTGTCTTTGGCGTGCCGGACGACGAATACGGCGAGCGCCTTGTCGCCGTGGTGCAGACCGAACGCGAAGACCTGCAAGCCGGGCCCGTGATCGAGTGGCTGCGCGGCCAGATTGCGGGCTTCAAGATCCCGCGCCACATCGAATTCACCGCAGCCCTGCCGCGCGATGACAACGGCAAGATCGCCAAACGCCGCCTGCGCGATGCGTGGTGGGGCGACCGGCAGCGGCGCGTTTGA
- a CDS encoding NAD(P)-dependent oxidoreductase, translated as MSTTATKPVLLVTAADLAPQAMEMLGDFEVVFAGKQPTEDDIVALCARHKPVAIIVRYGKINARIMDAAAGNLQVISKHGSGIDVIDQDAAAARGIAVRAAVGANAAAVAEHAWALILACAKSVPHLDVRMHAGHWDKATHKSVELDGRTLGLVGLGAIGRRAAAIGLAFGMHVVAFDPYAKEAPAGVKLVSLGELYAQSDVVSLHCPLTAENRKMLNRDAFNCFKPGAILVNTARGGLIDEPALVKALASGRLRAAGLDSFDVEPMTTPHLFQGVANIILSPHIGGVSDAAYVNMGKGAAANVLEVIEERARTAA; from the coding sequence ATGAGCACGACTGCAACCAAGCCTGTCCTGCTCGTCACGGCGGCTGACCTGGCGCCGCAAGCAATGGAGATGCTGGGCGATTTCGAAGTCGTGTTTGCCGGCAAGCAACCCACCGAAGACGACATCGTCGCGCTCTGCGCACGGCACAAGCCGGTGGCGATCATCGTGCGCTACGGCAAGATCAACGCCCGCATCATGGATGCCGCGGCCGGTAACCTGCAGGTGATCTCCAAGCATGGCAGTGGTATCGACGTCATCGATCAGGACGCCGCCGCGGCGCGTGGCATTGCGGTGCGTGCAGCAGTGGGGGCCAATGCCGCCGCCGTGGCCGAGCATGCGTGGGCACTGATCCTGGCGTGTGCGAAGTCTGTCCCGCATCTCGACGTGCGCATGCATGCCGGGCATTGGGATAAAGCGACGCACAAGTCGGTCGAGCTGGATGGCCGCACGCTTGGCTTGGTCGGCTTGGGCGCGATCGGGCGCCGGGCCGCCGCGATCGGGCTGGCGTTCGGTATGCACGTTGTCGCATTCGACCCGTACGCCAAGGAGGCGCCTGCAGGCGTCAAGCTGGTGAGCCTGGGCGAGTTGTACGCACAGTCCGATGTGGTGTCGCTGCACTGCCCGTTGACGGCCGAGAACCGCAAGATGCTGAACCGTGACGCGTTCAACTGCTTCAAGCCCGGTGCGATTCTGGTCAACACGGCGCGCGGCGGCCTCATCGACGAACCAGCGCTGGTGAAAGCGCTGGCGAGCGGCCGGCTCCGTGCAGCAGGGCTCGACAGTTTTGACGTCGAGCCGATGACCACGCCGCATCTGTTCCAGGGCGTTGCGAACATCATCCTGTCGCCGCACATCGGCGGCGTGAGCGACGCGGCCTACGTGAACATGGGCAAGGGCGCGGCGGCCAATGTGCTCGAAGTGATCGAGGAACGTGCCCGCACGGCGGCGTGA
- a CDS encoding enoyl-CoA hydratase, with protein MIELETLHDGTVAVLTLKRPPANAFTPEGLLQLQATVERLNADARVRAIVVTGDGPKFFSAGADLNTFADGDRDVAREAAARFGAAFEALQNARPVVIAAINGFAMGGGLECALACDIRIAEAHAKLAVPETAVGLLCCGCGTQTLPWLVGEGWAKRMILTGERVDAQTALRIGLVEEVVETGAAREAAIAMALRVTTLSPQAVTFSKQLIHQARNGVPRSAALAVERERFVDLFDHPDQREGVNAFLEKRAPRWHAAHESETLQ; from the coding sequence ATGATCGAACTGGAAACGCTGCATGACGGCACCGTCGCGGTGCTGACGCTCAAGCGTCCGCCGGCCAACGCATTCACGCCGGAGGGTCTGCTGCAACTGCAAGCCACCGTCGAACGGTTGAACGCCGACGCGCGCGTGCGCGCCATCGTCGTCACCGGCGACGGGCCGAAGTTCTTCAGCGCAGGGGCGGATCTCAACACCTTTGCCGATGGCGACCGCGATGTGGCCCGCGAGGCGGCTGCACGTTTCGGTGCCGCGTTCGAGGCGCTGCAGAATGCGCGCCCGGTGGTGATCGCGGCCATCAATGGCTTTGCGATGGGCGGCGGCCTGGAGTGCGCGCTGGCATGCGACATCCGCATCGCCGAGGCCCACGCCAAGCTGGCCGTGCCCGAGACGGCCGTCGGCCTGCTCTGCTGCGGTTGCGGCACGCAGACGCTGCCCTGGCTTGTGGGTGAAGGCTGGGCCAAGCGCATGATCCTGACCGGCGAGCGCGTCGATGCGCAGACCGCCCTGCGTATCGGCCTGGTCGAGGAAGTCGTGGAAACCGGTGCCGCACGCGAAGCCGCCATCGCCATGGCGCTGCGTGTGACCACGTTGAGCCCGCAGGCCGTTACTTTCAGCAAGCAACTCATCCACCAGGCGCGCAATGGCGTGCCGCGCAGCGCGGCGCTGGCCGTGGAGCGCGAGCGCTTCGTCGATCTGTTTGACCATCCGGATCAACGCGAAGGCGTGAACGCCTTTCTGGAGAAGCGCGCGCCGCGCTGGCATGCGGCACACGAATCGGAGACGCTGCAATGA
- a CDS encoding enoyl-CoA hydratase/isomerase family protein produces MSAVQRQATLPEAAAAEPEVLMRVVNRVAIITLNRPAALNALSHGMVRQLATLLEQCRHDDGIVALVLRGAGQKGFCAGGDVRSLYQLAQQGRMDGDDGWLQFFVDEYRLDYALHQFPKPIVALMDGITMGGGMGLGQAARLRVVTERTKMAMPETRIGFLPDVGATRFLSVMSPELELYVGLTGVTLTGADALHCHLADVCVPAEWLASFEERLQRMPHDGDLMQALRRVFEPPCNVVPHAPLAQATPWVPRYFDRRSSVDRIVATLRESLEREQAREPRQWLQATLDAMTSHSPTMLHVTREALLRGRQLSLAECFQMELGIVARGILDGDFCEGVRAHLVDKDHRPGWAPATLPQVRPERVRHFLTSPWRAEGHPLAGLG; encoded by the coding sequence ATGAGTGCCGTCCAACGTCAGGCAACGCTGCCCGAGGCAGCCGCTGCCGAACCCGAGGTGTTGATGCGCGTGGTGAACCGCGTGGCCATCATCACGTTGAACCGGCCAGCAGCCTTGAACGCGCTGTCCCATGGCATGGTGCGCCAGTTGGCGACGCTGCTGGAGCAATGCCGGCATGACGACGGCATCGTCGCGCTGGTGCTGCGCGGCGCTGGCCAGAAAGGCTTCTGCGCCGGCGGCGATGTGCGCTCGCTCTATCAGCTTGCGCAACAGGGCCGCATGGATGGCGACGACGGCTGGCTGCAGTTCTTCGTTGACGAATACCGGCTCGACTACGCGCTGCATCAGTTCCCGAAGCCCATCGTTGCGCTGATGGACGGCATCACCATGGGCGGTGGCATGGGCCTGGGGCAGGCCGCACGTCTGCGTGTCGTGACCGAACGCACCAAGATGGCGATGCCCGAGACGCGTATCGGCTTCCTGCCCGACGTGGGCGCCACGCGCTTCCTGAGCGTGATGTCCCCCGAGCTTGAGCTATATGTCGGGCTGACGGGCGTGACGCTCACGGGCGCCGACGCGCTGCATTGCCACCTGGCCGATGTGTGCGTGCCTGCGGAATGGCTTGCCTCGTTCGAAGAGCGCCTGCAGCGCATGCCGCACGACGGCGACCTCATGCAGGCGCTGCGCCGCGTGTTCGAGCCGCCGTGCAACGTCGTGCCGCACGCGCCGCTTGCACAGGCGACGCCGTGGGTACCGCGCTACTTCGATCGGCGTTCGTCGGTCGATCGCATCGTTGCCACGCTGCGCGAGAGCCTGGAGCGCGAGCAGGCCCGCGAGCCGCGCCAATGGCTGCAGGCCACGCTTGATGCAATGACTTCACACTCGCCGACGATGCTGCACGTCACACGCGAAGCGCTACTGCGCGGTCGGCAGCTGTCACTGGCCGAGTGCTTTCAGATGGAGCTGGGCATCGTCGCGCGCGGAATCCTGGACGGCGATTTCTGTGAAGGCGTGCGCGCGCATCTGGTAGACAAGGATCATCGCCCCGGCTGGGCGCCGGCAACGCTGCCGCAAGTGCGGCCGGAGCGGGTGCGGCATTTCCTGACGTCGCCGTGGCGGGCAGAGGGGCATCCGTTGGCGGGGCTTGGTTGA